A part of Kiritimatiellia bacterium genomic DNA contains:
- the nuoF gene encoding NADH-quinone oxidoreductase subunit NuoF, whose protein sequence is MTGKVVGVCGGMHCRKGEGIREAFLKGVEEFGLKDQVAVTTSACYGLCERGPNAFVYPDGVLYQKLTPEKAAKIVEKHLKGDRPVAEYAWGGKRIANRFLPLYGDEAFFGKQLRLTLRNCGVIDPESLDEYVAVEGYDALAKVLAEMTPKQVVDAVVKSGLRGRGGGGFSTGMKWQFAASQKADQKYIVCNADEGDPGAFMDRSTIEGDPHTILEGLMIGGYAIGASQGYVYIRAEYPLAIKRLERAIADARAAGLLGRNILGSKFDFDIELRLGAGAFVCGEETALLKSIEGSRGMPRPRPPFPTTAGLWGKPTVINNVETLANVPVVIIDGPEWFASLGTAKSKGTKVFSLAGKVNNTGLIEVPMGTTLREVVYDVGGGIRGGKAFKAVQTGGPAGGCMPAAALDTPVDYDSLAAAGSIMGSGGMIVMDEDTCMVDVARFFLEFTQDESCGKCTPCREGTKRMLEMLERITKGQGKEGDVEKLLRLADTVKKASLCGLGQAAPNPVISTIKHFRDEYDAHIREKKCPAGVCASLVAYSVIPENCTGCTACARKCPVKCIEGAPKKVHVIDQEKCIRCGQCLAACKFDAILRK, encoded by the coding sequence ATGACGGGCAAGGTCGTCGGCGTGTGCGGCGGGATGCATTGCCGGAAGGGCGAGGGGATCCGCGAGGCCTTCCTGAAAGGCGTCGAGGAATTCGGCTTGAAGGACCAGGTCGCGGTCACCACCTCTGCCTGCTACGGCCTCTGCGAGCGCGGCCCCAACGCCTTCGTCTATCCCGACGGCGTGCTCTACCAGAAGCTGACCCCGGAGAAGGCGGCGAAGATCGTCGAGAAGCACCTGAAGGGCGACCGGCCGGTGGCCGAGTACGCGTGGGGCGGCAAGCGGATCGCGAACCGGTTCCTCCCGCTCTACGGCGACGAGGCCTTCTTCGGCAAGCAGTTGCGGCTGACGCTCCGGAACTGCGGCGTGATCGATCCCGAGAGCCTGGACGAGTACGTCGCCGTCGAGGGCTACGACGCGCTGGCCAAGGTGCTGGCCGAAATGACCCCGAAGCAGGTCGTGGATGCCGTGGTCAAGTCCGGGCTGCGCGGGCGCGGGGGCGGCGGGTTTTCGACCGGGATGAAGTGGCAGTTCGCGGCCTCGCAGAAGGCCGACCAGAAGTACATCGTGTGCAACGCCGACGAGGGCGACCCCGGCGCGTTCATGGACCGCAGCACGATCGAGGGCGACCCGCACACGATCCTCGAGGGCCTGATGATCGGCGGCTATGCCATCGGCGCGAGCCAGGGCTACGTGTACATCCGCGCGGAATACCCGCTGGCCATCAAGCGGCTCGAGCGGGCGATCGCGGACGCGCGCGCGGCCGGCCTGCTGGGGAGGAACATCCTCGGCTCGAAGTTCGATTTCGACATCGAGCTGCGGCTCGGCGCCGGCGCGTTCGTCTGCGGCGAGGAGACCGCGCTGCTGAAGTCCATCGAGGGCTCGCGCGGCATGCCGCGCCCGCGGCCGCCGTTCCCGACCACGGCCGGCCTCTGGGGCAAGCCGACGGTGATCAACAACGTCGAGACCCTGGCCAACGTGCCGGTGGTGATCATCGACGGCCCGGAGTGGTTCGCCTCGCTCGGCACGGCGAAGAGCAAGGGCACGAAAGTCTTCTCCCTCGCGGGCAAGGTGAACAACACCGGCCTGATCGAGGTGCCGATGGGCACGACGCTGCGCGAGGTCGTCTACGACGTCGGCGGCGGCATCAGGGGCGGCAAGGCGTTCAAGGCCGTGCAGACCGGCGGGCCGGCCGGCGGCTGCATGCCGGCCGCCGCGCTGGACACGCCGGTGGACTACGACTCGCTCGCCGCGGCGGGCAGCATCATGGGCTCGGGCGGGATGATCGTGATGGACGAGGACACCTGCATGGTGGACGTCGCGCGGTTCTTCCTCGAGTTCACGCAGGACGAGTCGTGCGGCAAGTGCACGCCCTGCCGCGAGGGCACCAAGCGCATGCTGGAGATGCTGGAGCGCATCACGAAGGGGCAGGGGAAGGAAGGCGACGTCGAGAAGCTGCTGCGCCTGGCCGACACGGTGAAGAAGGCCTCGCTGTGCGGCCTGGGGCAGGCCGCGCCTAATCCGGTGATTAGCACGATCAAGCATTTCCGCGACGAGTACGACGCGCACATCCGCGAAAAGAAGTGCCCGGCCGGCGTCTGCGCCTCGCTGGTGGCGTACTCGGTGATCCCGGAGAATTGCACCGGCTGCACCGCCTGCGCGCGCAAGTGCCCGGTGAAGTGCATCGAGGGCGCGCCGAAGAAGGTGCACGTGATCGACCAGGAGAAGTGCATCCGGTGCGGCCAGTGCCTGGCCGCCTGCAAGTTCGACGCCATATTGAGGAAATAG